The following proteins are co-located in the Anser cygnoides isolate HZ-2024a breed goose chromosome 2, Taihu_goose_T2T_genome, whole genome shotgun sequence genome:
- the RPL30 gene encoding large ribosomal subunit protein eL30, which yields MVAAKKTKKSLESINSRLQLVMKSGKYVLGYKQTLKMIRQGKAKLVILANNCPALRKSEIEYYAMLAKTGVHHYSGNNIELGTACGKYYRVCTLAIIDPGDSDIIRSMPEQTSEK from the exons ATGGTGGCCGCCAAGAAGACG AAAAAGTCCCTGGAGTCTATAAACTCTAGGCTTCAGCTGGTTATGAAAAGTGGTAAATATGTGCTAGGATACAAACAGACTCTGAAAATGATTCGGCAGGGCAAAGCCAAGCTGGTCATCCTCGCCAACAACTGCCCAGCTTTGAG GAAGTCGGAGATCGAGTACTACGCTATGCTCGCAAAGACCGGCGTCCACCATTACAGCGGCAACAACATTGAGTTGGGTACAGCCTGTGGCAAATACTACAGAGTGTGCACGCTGGCCATCATCGACCCAG gtgACTCTGACATCATTAGAAGCATGCCAGAACAAACCAGTGAGAAGTAA
- the ERICH5 gene encoding glutamate-rich protein 5 isoform X2, whose product MGCSSSARSRPQEHPPGTGEPLRASPGENTPTADDYETIADQTLLGPAEEVSLASEETNPGERLPGDEAAAVSPAEEEKIGSVRDREEPEGKEPLPAGSEESSELPSAWREETTGPSPPPAPGEDAGSLPPGPAEDSGLVEGSDSSVVEILNKVHVTEEDHFIEGETGEQVETELLSEIVSGGPETKEEETGEAVDGAAATEIETANNKE is encoded by the exons AtgggctgctccagcagcgcccgcagccGGCCCCAGGAGCACCCCCCTGGCACCGGGGAGCCTCTGCGGg CATCACCAGGTGAGAACACCCCCACCGCAGACGACTACGAGACCATAGCTGACCAAACCCTGCTGGGCCCGGCGGAGGAGGTGAGTCTCGCCTCGGAGGAGACCAACCCGGGCGAGCGCCTGCCAGGGGACGAAGCTGCGGCTGTGAGCCCAGCCGAGGAGGAGAAGATCGGTTCGGTCAGGGACAGGGAGGAGCCGGAGGGCAAGGAGCCGCTGCCTGCGGGGTCGGAGGAGAGCTCTGAGCTGCCGTCTGCGTGGCGAGAGGAGACCACAGGGCCTTCACCACCACCGGCGCCGGGAGAAGATGCTGGGTCACTGCCACCAGGCCCGGCGGAGGACAGTGGGCTGGTAGAGGGCAGTGACAGCTCTGTAGTGGAAATCCTCAACAAAGTGCATGTTACTGAAGAGGACCACTTCATTGAGG GTGAGACGGGAGAACAGGTGGAAACTGAGCTGCTCAGTGAGATAGTAAGTGGAGGGcctgaaacaaaagaagaagaaacaggagaagctgtggatggtGCAGCAGCAACAGAGATAG AAACAGCTAATAACAAGGAATAG
- the ERICH5 gene encoding glutamate-rich protein 5 isoform X1 → MGCSSSARSRPQEHPPGTGEPLRASPGENTPTADDYETIADQTLLGPAEEVSLASEETNPGERLPGDEAAAVSPAEEEKIGSVRDREEPEGKEPLPAGSEESSELPSAWREETTGPSPPPAPGEDAGSLPPGPAEDSGLVEGSDSSVVEILNKVHVTEEDHFIEGETGEQVETELLSEIVSGGPETKEEETGEAVDGAAATEIGNLRKKKKKETNKQNHNRILLLKSK, encoded by the exons AtgggctgctccagcagcgcccgcagccGGCCCCAGGAGCACCCCCCTGGCACCGGGGAGCCTCTGCGGg CATCACCAGGTGAGAACACCCCCACCGCAGACGACTACGAGACCATAGCTGACCAAACCCTGCTGGGCCCGGCGGAGGAGGTGAGTCTCGCCTCGGAGGAGACCAACCCGGGCGAGCGCCTGCCAGGGGACGAAGCTGCGGCTGTGAGCCCAGCCGAGGAGGAGAAGATCGGTTCGGTCAGGGACAGGGAGGAGCCGGAGGGCAAGGAGCCGCTGCCTGCGGGGTCGGAGGAGAGCTCTGAGCTGCCGTCTGCGTGGCGAGAGGAGACCACAGGGCCTTCACCACCACCGGCGCCGGGAGAAGATGCTGGGTCACTGCCACCAGGCCCGGCGGAGGACAGTGGGCTGGTAGAGGGCAGTGACAGCTCTGTAGTGGAAATCCTCAACAAAGTGCATGTTACTGAAGAGGACCACTTCATTGAGG GTGAGACGGGAGAACAGGTGGAAACTGAGCTGCTCAGTGAGATAGTAAGTGGAGGGcctgaaacaaaagaagaagaaacaggagaagctgtggatggtGCAGCAGCAACAGAGATAG gaaacctcaggaaaaaaaaaaaaaaagaaacaaacaaacaaaaccacaacagaatCCTGCTTCTGAAGAGTAAGTGA